The genomic interval AAGCCAACAGCTCTTCGATGATGCCTCGCTTCTTCCACTGCCTGTAATGGTAATAAATGGTTTGCCAGGGTGGGTATTTACTTTCCATGTTGCGCCATTGACTACCTGTAGTAAGTAGCCATAGAATAGCATTAAGAATAACACGTTTGTCATGTTTGATTTTTCTTTGGTTATCTACTACTTCCTTGATAATTTCCCACTCACAATCAGTGAGTTCGAAGAATCTTTCTTGCATAAAACTTTTTGGTTGGACACCACAAGTTTACTCACTGATTCTTTCTTTTACCCTATTTCTATCCTTTCAAAACATTCTCTTATATATTTTTATTTATTATGATATACATATACATTCATTTATGCACTATACCCTTCATCAACTAAAGATATTTACTGTGGTAGCTAAACACAGCAGCATTACCCGTGCCTCCGAACAGCTTAACATGACCCAGCCGGCAGTTTCTATTCAACTCAGGAACCTGCAGGATCAGTTTGATATCCCCCTCACAGAAATAATAGGGAGGAAGTTATACATTACAGAATTTGGCAAAGAGCTAGTAACAATAGCCGAATCTATACTCGCCAGCACCGAAGAGATCTCTCAGCAGATGCTGGCAAGAAAAGGGCTGCTGACAGGCAAGATTAAATTTTCGATTGTGTCTACAGGCAAGTACATTATGCCCTATTACCTGGCTCCATTTTACAAAAAGTATCCCCATGTGAAGTTAGAAATGGATGTTACTAACCGCAGGCAAGTCCTGGAAACAATGCAGGAGAACAAAACTGATTTTGCTTTGGTATCTATCTTGCCCGGCCAGCTGGAAGTAGAAGAAGAGTTGCTCATGCCCAATGCGCTCTGGCTGGTAGCCGGAAGAGACTTTATGCCCGGGACAACTGCGGCGGCCGGCGACATATCCCTTCTAAAGGACATGCCTATCCTGTACCGGGAAGATGGATCTGCTACCAGAATCGTGACGGAAGAATACATGAGTACGGTATCAGTTTATCCCTCCATAAAACTGGAACTTAGTTCTACAGAGGCCATCAAACAGGCAGTGATTGCCGGATTAGGGGCATCTGTGCTTTCTATATACAGTTTACGTTCAGAATTGCTCACGGGAGATGTGCGGCTATTGCCTGTTACAGGGTTTCCACTTTATGCATACTGGCGTTTGATCTGGTTAAAAGGAAAGAGGTTTTCACCGGCTTGCCAGGTTTTTCTGACTTCGATCAGGGAGAACAAAGAGTCTGTATTTGATGCACATTTTGCCTGGGCCAGGCAGTATATTAAATAGGCAAGTAAATCTGATGTTACCTGTAGACTAATAATTCGGTGATGCACTCCTATAAGTGTCAGCCGGATATAATTCACCAATCAACTTATATAGAAATAAAATTTCCTGAAAAATAGTTATACCTGTTTCAAAAGTAAATTAATCAGTATTCACATAACACTATTCTACCTTTCTATTAACTCTAGGATCCGGATGTTAAATCCAAGTTGTTTGCTTCTCCTCTACAATTAGAGGAGTTAAAATAACTCCCCCTTTCAAGTAACTGTAAGTTACAAATTGAGGTAGGAGAAGAGTTTCAGTAGGGCATGGTAAGACATCCGAAGCTTAGGATATTTTGCCCCAAATAATTTATTATCACTCCCCTCGAGATTCAGGTAATTATTCCACTTCCGGCTTCAACCTTTTATTTAATCTATATTTTTCTGCACTAGCAACTCAAAGGTATCTAAATTTAAACAACACAGATTGCCTATTTTTCTCCATAGAAAAGCATTTCGCAGAACATTTCTCAATGAAAGCTTTTTGTAACAGCCATTATCTAAAGGGATGATTGTACTTCTTGTTTTTACTTTATGTATGATCTCATGGAGTTGATGTATCTGATGTCCATGGACTATAACTTTAGAAGTAGGATTGCTGTGTAAATTCCTAACCAATACCATACTTGAATAGTCGGTAAAGGGAGTGCTACTATCAAAGTTGAAACCAGCATGAACTACATAAAATTTATCTAATTCATAGTAATATGGGAATTGCTCCAGCAGCTCAATATACTTTTGTTGAGGTTGACCTCTTTCATCCAGCAGGTCTAAGCTACTTTTCCATTGAGTAGAAAACGGGAATTGATCAGAGGTGTTTTTTAACTTCTTAAATTCATGGCAAGCATCCAGGAACCTTTGTTCATGATTGCCTCTCAGGGGATAGAGCTTGTAATTTTGTTTAATTAATTCGATGATATAATCTAATACGCCTGCACTATTTTTACCTTTATTGATATAATCCCCTAATAAAAACAGCTGATCCTTTTGGGAAAGCTTAATTTTACTTTCTACCAAGGCTTTCATCGTTTTCAAGCACCCATGTACATCGGCTATCACAAGTCTTCTACCACCTGTGAGGTTGGATAATATCTGCTTATACATATGCAGCTGAACGTATTTGCATGAAAAGGGTAGTAACCAATCTTTGAAAAGCAGTCAACGGTCTTGTCCGGCTAGGGGTTGCCTAGAATTAACTAATAAACATGACAGGGCAAAAAGAGAAAAATTGTTAGTGTACAAGTGATAGGTGGCCTACTTTTCCCTCTTGCCTATATGTTCAGTTTCTTCAAAGGGGGGAATAAATCTTACCTGGAAAAGCTTATTGATAAATTTTGTCTGCTTTACTTATCTTTAGCCTACAAACTTTAACAGCTATACATTGGAGGAGTTAATCAATCAAATCGAAGGGCAAGTTCAATTCAACAGAGGAAAGAACCTGCTCTGTAAGGAACCACTTAACCCTTTTGGCTTTTCTCCCTGTCTTACCTCTTACATTAACGAACATCTGTTTGAACTAAAGATTTTAAATACCGGGCAACAAGAAATACTTTTCACTCATTTAGTAAATAAGAGTATTGAGGCGCTTTGTGAGGCAAATCAATTTTACCATTTCAACACTGTCGACAGAATAGCTCTGAGAAAGATTTATCAGAAGTTACACCATCAGATTACATCCCTATCAGCACACCAAATAGAGCAAGGCCTACAGCACATAGCTAAGGGGCATTACCAGGCACTGCAGAGCTGGATAAAAAGATCGAACCCTTTTGTAAAGTCTCTTTACTCTCCCACGATGGCTTACCTAGAGCAGGAGGTGGTCTGTGGAGAATACTCAGCCCCTATGCAATTGAAACTCCTACAGATAGATATGGCTCACTTGCCGGAGCCCATCTTAGATATAGGATGTGGAAAGCAAGCTTTTCTGGTAAATTATCTGAGGACAATGGGCTTAGAGGCATATGGGATAGACAGAAATGCAACTGCCTCTCCCTTTATTTATCAAGCCGATTGGTTTGAATTTGATCTTTCCACTAAAAGTTGGGGTAGCATTATAAGCAATATAGGCTTTTCAAACCACTTTCAGCATCATCACCTCAGAGTGAACAGTGACTACCTAGGGTATGCCCTGCGCTACAAACAGATTTTGCAGTCGATGAAAGCAGGAGGGGTTTTTTACTATGCCCCTGATCTTCCCTTTATTGAGAAGCATCTGGATACGGCTAAATTTGGGATTCAAAAAACAGCTATTAAGGGAACCCAATTTAGTAGAACAAAAATAGTAAGGCTATAATAGCATCTTTATATAGCTTTACTATATTGTATAATCATTGATTATTACTCTAACCGAATGCAATTATATTTGTCCATCTGTGTCAATAACTCAGTTATAAAAATTGCCCTTTTTGGGTAACCAAAAATCGAATTATTAAATCCGCCCTCTTTCCATCCTCTACTTTTATGAGGAAGCCCAATTTGATACTTACCCACAAATTTATCATCATTTAAGAAATATAAATATTAGATATGTTATATTGAGCTAATCTAAAGGTTAGCGGTCCTTGCAAACGACTTTGCTACAGCTACACATAACTAGTTGACCAGAATAATTAAACAGATGATTAAGAAGTATTCGGTTTTGATATGCCTAGTTATTTCAGTAATATTATTAGTAATAGCAACCTTGAGTTATCCAGGCGGCTCATTGCTTGACAAAAATTCTGTAGGGTTTGACTGGTCAAAAAATTTCATAAGCAATTTATTTGCAACAGAAGCGATAAATGGTTCAGAAAACCCCGGTAGGATTTGGGCAATTATTGGTATGGCATTCCACTCGGTTGGTTATGGGATTTTTTTTATCAATATGTCAAAAAAGATCTCTCCCAGACAGTGGGCTGCTATTTTAAAAATTATAGGCCTTACCAACATAATATTTATTTTCTTAATTGCAACACCCTTGCATGACCTGGGAACAATATCGATCATTTTAACATTGGCTGGTTTATTTACTATTACTGTATTTATCCTAATGTCAAAACTTCATTTCCTTAAATTCTGCTGTATTGTTTGCTTATTGACTTATTACGGTTTCTTTTCCGTTTTTGGTTTAGGTTATTTGGGTTTGTCAGTGGTAATGCAGAAAATATATATTATAAGCTCGATGCTATTAGTTTTAGGACTAGAGTATTTTACCAAATATGAAGACTTTAAACAAATTAAATCGGGAGGACAAAACATACAAGCAACGAGCCGCTAACATGGGTTTTGCAGCAAGCGGGGCTGACAAGTAATCTTAGAGCTATTGTAATTCTACTCATCTGTAGCTTGGGCAGACAACTTAGTATGAAGCATTCAACTAATCATCAACATCTAAAAGTTTAACGGCCTGACGGAGTGGGCGACGGTAATTCTAATCCCAGCCTGCGCAATCTTGTAATTTCAGAACGAGACTTCGGCCAATTTTTTTTAGCACGACACAATTACAAATCTAAGTTACCCGAAAGGGGGAGTTAAATTAACTACCTTTTCTTTCTATAACTTAAAATGAAAATAGGCGAAAGGGAAAATAAAATAGTTGATTACAATCATAGATGGTTATTCTATAAGCCCTTTGATTTTCAAACACGATTATTGGGCGATTTTGTCAACCTATTTCCGGACAAGACCAATATAGTTTTACGGCTTATGCTCATTTTAAAGTAAGTAGCCTACTTTGTATAGACTTCATATTAGTAGTTAATTCTCTTCTTCTTTCCATGGAAAGCTTGGGCCAATGTAGGTTCATATTCTGGGCATCCTGATTAAAACTATCTTTCAGTACAGTCAGCCCCTGGTTATCAGTTTCTTCATGTTTCATTAATTCTATATAGTTGCCCATGGCTTTTCTTTTAAAGATACGCTTTATTGCTCATTTATCTAAAAGGGCTAGACTACCCTTGCCATCTTCTAGCTTTCCCGTGATTGGGGTTGTCTGTGTGGAGGAAAAACTGGAATTGCAACAATTTACTGGAGGTTTTTTCAGGAAGCTATTCTAGGTTCTTTTAAAAAGATTGATTCTACTACTGTATTCTCTTCCCTGCGAATCTATTCTGATTCGTTTCACTAAGGGGAATATTCTTTCACTTCTGAAGGTTAGGGATTTCCAATTTTGAGCGCTATAAATTTGTGACTACCTGCCATTATTTCAAGTAAATATACCCCCTCTTTTTTCAAGAAGTGGAGTTGAACAAGGGCATCAGCCGAGAAAAAAAGCTCTGTTGTCTCCGGCAATAACTCTTCTTTGGGGTTGCCTTCCAATTCCACAAATAAAGCATCTCCGTCTTGTGTAATGCTCAGCACGCCGATAGTTGATTGGTAGTTGCCCACATAACTTTGGGCTAGTGGAGCATCAATCATCCCTTGCGGTTTTTCTAACAGATTAATCTTTTTTTCAAGCTTACTGTTGCCTAAAGACAAGGCAAGTGCCTTTTTTAAATACTTAAGAGCCTTGATTTTCTGTTGGCTCTTTAGATAAGCTTCGCCTATCCCTACATGTGCCTCAAAGGAAGTGGAATCTGTAGCCAAGCTAAGAGAAAAAATAATAATTGCTTTCCCATACAGCCGCCTGTTAAACAGTTGCTGCCCCAGCCAGTCTAACTCTTTACTGCTAAACTGGCTTAGTTCATCTTTCTGATGTATCTTCTCCATTGCCTC from Rhodocytophaga rosea carries:
- a CDS encoding LysR family transcriptional regulator; this encodes MHYTLHQLKIFTVVAKHSSITRASEQLNMTQPAVSIQLRNLQDQFDIPLTEIIGRKLYITEFGKELVTIAESILASTEEISQQMLARKGLLTGKIKFSIVSTGKYIMPYYLAPFYKKYPHVKLEMDVTNRRQVLETMQENKTDFALVSILPGQLEVEEELLMPNALWLVAGRDFMPGTTAAAGDISLLKDMPILYREDGSATRIVTEEYMSTVSVYPSIKLELSSTEAIKQAVIAGLGASVLSIYSLRSELLTGDVRLLPVTGFPLYAYWRLIWLKGKRFSPACQVFLTSIRENKESVFDAHFAWARQYIK
- a CDS encoding metallophosphoesterase; the encoded protein is MVESKIKLSQKDQLFLLGDYINKGKNSAGVLDYIIELIKQNYKLYPLRGNHEQRFLDACHEFKKLKNTSDQFPFSTQWKSSLDLLDERGQPQQKYIELLEQFPYYYELDKFYVVHAGFNFDSSTPFTDYSSMVLVRNLHSNPTSKVIVHGHQIHQLHEIIHKVKTRSTIIPLDNGCYKKLSLRNVLRNAFLWRKIGNLCCLNLDTFELLVQKNID
- a CDS encoding methyltransferase domain-containing protein; its protein translation is MAYLEQEVVCGEYSAPMQLKLLQIDMAHLPEPILDIGCGKQAFLVNYLRTMGLEAYGIDRNATASPFIYQADWFEFDLSTKSWGSIISNIGFSNHFQHHHLRVNSDYLGYALRYKQILQSMKAGGVFYYAPDLPFIEKHLDTAKFGIQKTAIKGTQFSRTKIVRL